One Natrinema marinum genomic window carries:
- a CDS encoding alpha/beta fold hydrolase, with protein MVASDDFEHGRARVNGVELHYVTAGDGPPVVLLHGWPQTWYEWREVIPELAEEYTVIAPDLRGLGDSETPVSGYDKDTVATDVRELVHELGFGDEPIGLVGHDWGMPTAYAYAAQYRDEVRALVVLEAGLPGVNEDEKRHLWHTRFHGVRDLPERLVAGRERLYLDWFYKEGAYDPAAIDDDARDEYVRCYSQAGGLRGGFEYYRAYEADAENNREHAEDPLEIPVLALGGEASFRELPIRDMNAVATDVDGEVVDRAGHWLPEERPAYFVDRVTTFFEDAA; from the coding sequence ATGGTCGCAAGTGACGATTTCGAGCACGGACGGGCCCGCGTCAACGGCGTCGAACTGCACTACGTCACCGCCGGCGACGGACCGCCGGTGGTCTTGCTCCACGGCTGGCCGCAGACGTGGTACGAGTGGCGGGAGGTAATTCCGGAGTTAGCCGAGGAGTACACCGTCATCGCGCCCGACCTCCGGGGATTGGGCGACTCCGAGACCCCCGTTTCGGGCTACGATAAAGACACCGTCGCGACCGACGTGCGAGAGCTGGTTCACGAACTCGGCTTCGGAGACGAACCGATCGGGCTCGTCGGTCACGACTGGGGGATGCCGACGGCCTACGCGTACGCCGCCCAGTACCGCGACGAAGTTCGCGCGCTCGTCGTTCTCGAGGCCGGACTGCCGGGCGTCAACGAGGACGAGAAACGCCACCTCTGGCACACTCGCTTTCACGGCGTCCGCGACCTGCCGGAGCGGCTGGTCGCCGGACGCGAGCGGCTCTATCTCGACTGGTTCTACAAGGAGGGCGCGTACGACCCGGCAGCGATCGACGACGACGCCCGCGACGAGTACGTCCGCTGTTACTCGCAAGCCGGCGGACTGCGAGGCGGCTTCGAGTACTATCGCGCCTACGAGGCCGACGCCGAGAACAACCGAGAGCACGCCGAGGACCCGCTCGAGATCCCCGTCCTCGCGCTCGGCGGCGAGGCCTCCTTTCGCGAGCTCCCCATCAGAGACATGAACGCGGTCGCCACCGACGTCGACGGCGAGGTCGTCGACCGCGCCGGCCACTGGCTCCCCGAGGAGCGGCCGGCGTACTTCGTCGATCGGGTGACAACGTTTTTCGAGGACGCGGCCTAA
- a CDS encoding aldo/keto reductase gives MSSNSITNESDTFEIGDRTVHRLGFGAMRLCGEDIIGAPDDEETAREVVEHAVDCGVDFVDTADSYGPAVSERLIGEAIGDPDDVLVATKAGLLRNRSGDWIAHGDPDYIRNQALTSLDRLRTDTIDLYQFHRPDDEDTPFEDSVQAFADLQDDGLVDQVGLSNVSVDLIERAREHVEVATVQNRYNLNDRGSREALEYCDEHDIGFIPWAPINGDDLDAHGDLLDEIAGEHDATRRQVGLAWLLERSDVILPIPGTSDPDHLESNVAASRLSLSDDEVQRLTDAAE, from the coding sequence GTGAGCAGCAACTCGATCACCAACGAGAGCGACACGTTCGAGATCGGCGACAGGACCGTCCACCGCCTCGGCTTCGGTGCGATGCGGCTCTGTGGCGAGGACATCATCGGCGCGCCCGACGACGAGGAGACTGCACGCGAGGTCGTCGAACACGCCGTCGACTGCGGCGTCGATTTCGTCGACACGGCCGACTCCTACGGCCCCGCCGTCAGCGAGCGGCTCATCGGGGAGGCGATCGGCGACCCCGACGACGTGCTGGTCGCGACCAAGGCCGGCCTGCTGCGCAACCGCTCCGGCGACTGGATCGCCCACGGCGACCCCGACTACATCCGCAATCAGGCCCTCACCTCGCTCGACCGGCTGCGGACCGACACCATCGACCTCTACCAGTTTCACCGACCTGACGACGAGGACACGCCGTTCGAAGACTCCGTACAGGCCTTCGCCGACCTTCAGGACGACGGGCTCGTCGATCAGGTCGGCCTCAGCAACGTCTCGGTCGACCTCATCGAGCGCGCCCGCGAACACGTCGAGGTCGCGACCGTCCAGAACCGGTACAACCTGAACGACCGCGGCAGCCGCGAGGCCCTCGAGTACTGCGACGAACACGACATCGGCTTCATCCCGTGGGCGCCGATCAACGGCGACGACCTGGACGCACACGGCGATCTGCTCGACGAGATCGCCGGCGAGCACGACGCGACCCGGCGACAGGTCGGGCTGGCGTGGCTGCTCGAGCGCTCCGACGTGATCCTCCCGATTCCGGGCACGTCCGACCCCGACCACCTCGAGTCGAACGTCGCCGCCTCGCGGCTGTCGCTGTCCGACGACGAGGTACAGCGGCTGACCGACGCGGCGGAGTAA
- a CDS encoding RDD family protein has translation MQRYPTPNTNEIAGVLDRRAEALIIDGLLVAIAVGMLGYVLGLVAIGGSLGGFGGFLLAVQFGAPVALVVYQAAFEGYYGQAVGKRARGIVVVRKDGSRCTWGAAGLRNLLRTVDILPVFYIVGIVTAYISADQKRLGDLAARTVVVSTDS, from the coding sequence ATGCAACGGTATCCAACACCGAACACGAACGAAATTGCCGGCGTTCTCGACCGACGCGCCGAAGCACTCATCATCGACGGCTTGCTCGTCGCGATCGCAGTCGGTATGCTCGGCTACGTCTTGGGACTGGTCGCAATCGGCGGCTCGCTCGGCGGATTCGGCGGCTTCTTGCTCGCCGTCCAGTTCGGCGCACCGGTCGCACTCGTGGTGTATCAGGCAGCCTTCGAAGGGTACTACGGACAGGCGGTCGGCAAACGGGCGCGGGGAATCGTCGTCGTTAGAAAGGACGGGTCTCGCTGCACCTGGGGGGCGGCCGGACTTCGGAACCTTCTCCGAACCGTCGATATCCTCCCGGTTTTCTACATCGTCGGCATCGTCACCGCCTACATCTCCGCCGACCAGAAACGCCTCGGCGATCTCGCCGCGCGGACGGTCGTCGTTTCGACCGATTCCTGA
- a CDS encoding DUF7577 domain-containing protein, translated as MVSPGQIYAAVCIGLLLAALGICLPVLGGIFRDGLERQRDRQSEASSRDAADETAVRTSTTSLEEDTAEGSKLTCRQCGAENDPAFRYCRCCVGLI; from the coding sequence GTGGTCTCCCCCGGACAGATTTACGCCGCGGTCTGCATTGGCCTCCTGCTCGCCGCGTTAGGGATCTGTCTCCCGGTCCTCGGCGGCATCTTTCGGGACGGCCTCGAGCGCCAGCGAGACCGTCAGTCCGAAGCAAGCAGCCGCGACGCTGCGGACGAGACGGCCGTTCGAACGTCGACGACTTCGCTCGAGGAGGACACGGCGGAGGGATCGAAACTGACCTGTCGACAGTGCGGTGCGGAGAACGATCCTGCGTTTCGGTACTGTCGATGCTGTGTGGGGCTGATCTGA
- a CDS encoding DUF7344 domain-containing protein, whose translation MEALTSSRAAEELSADTILELLANRRRRYLLYALRGQEAPIELSTLAETVAGWEHDVPPDEVAKNEYKSVYVSSVQCHVPKLDDAGVVDHDEDNHTVILADNFDQLEPYLRVVVKDEPENSTLHAALQTESGDGLLGQIRENVARLKQ comes from the coding sequence ATGGAAGCCCTTACCTCGAGCCGGGCGGCCGAAGAGCTGTCTGCCGACACGATCCTCGAACTACTGGCGAACCGACGGCGACGCTACTTGCTCTACGCGCTCCGTGGACAGGAGGCCCCGATCGAGCTTTCGACGCTCGCCGAGACGGTCGCCGGCTGGGAACACGACGTGCCGCCGGACGAAGTCGCGAAAAACGAGTACAAGAGCGTCTACGTTTCCTCGGTGCAGTGTCACGTCCCGAAACTGGACGACGCCGGCGTCGTCGACCACGACGAGGACAACCACACCGTTATCCTCGCGGACAACTTCGACCAGCTCGAGCCGTACCTCCGGGTCGTCGTCAAAGACGAGCCGGAGAACTCGACGCTCCACGCCGCCTTACAGACCGAGTCAGGCGACGGCCTGCTCGGTCAGATCCGGGAGAACGTAGCGCGCCTCAAGCAGTGA
- a CDS encoding DUF192 domain-containing protein: MALERVWKVLLVVGIVGLGSVVLVQAGFVSPPWGPDEGTARVTDNESDDDPKAVIDVEVATSYQEKRTGLSNHESLESGNGMLFVFDQEADRTFVMREMDFPIDIIYIGADHEITSIHHARAPGPNEDGNNIRYPGRGKWVLEVPRGYTNETGIDVGDYVEIDLESNQTIVSEAGASAGAVAPIAASGVSSARRAAERASYFDS, encoded by the coding sequence ATGGCACTCGAGCGCGTATGGAAGGTGCTTCTCGTCGTCGGGATCGTCGGCCTCGGTAGCGTCGTCCTCGTCCAGGCCGGATTCGTCTCGCCCCCGTGGGGACCCGACGAAGGGACCGCCCGCGTCACCGACAACGAATCCGACGACGATCCCAAGGCCGTCATCGATGTGGAGGTCGCAACTTCCTACCAGGAAAAGCGTACTGGACTGAGCAACCACGAATCGCTCGAGTCGGGCAACGGCATGCTATTCGTCTTTGACCAGGAAGCGGACCGAACGTTCGTGATGCGGGAGATGGACTTCCCCATCGACATCATCTACATCGGTGCCGATCACGAGATCACGTCGATCCACCACGCCCGTGCACCCGGCCCAAACGAGGACGGGAACAACATCCGGTACCCCGGTCGCGGAAAGTGGGTCCTCGAGGTGCCACGCGGCTACACGAACGAGACGGGGATCGACGTCGGCGATTACGTCGAGATCGATCTCGAGTCCAATCAGACGATCGTCTCCGAAGCAGGCGCGAGTGCCGGCGCGGTCGCGCCGATCGCCGCGAGCGGTGTCTCGAGTGCACGACGAGCGGCCGAGCGCGCGAGCTATTTCGATTCGTAG
- a CDS encoding ABC transporter ATP-binding protein — translation MSSAELDEDDPFEEEREAVENPMKRLFLEYGSNYLGAATLGVIASVAARVLDLLPALMLGVAIDAVIRQEIGYVEAFPIGGGLIAPYVPEARMAQFWLTIGIIASAFLLSAIFHWTRNWGFNTFAQNVQHDVRTDTYDEMQRLNMGFFADKQTGEMMSILSNDVNRLEKFLNDGMNSMFRLVVMVFGIGGLLVAINWQLALVALLPVPLIAVFTYLFIQTIQPKYAEVRSTVGRVNSRLENNLGGIQVIKSSTTESYESNRVEDVSQEYLDANWSAIRTRIKFFPGLRVLAGIGFVITFLVGGLWVIGGPPGPFSGELSTGMFVVFILYTQRFIWPMAQFGQIINMYQRARASSARIFGLMDQPNRVGEDPDAPDLEVTEGSVEYDRVSFGYDEDEAIIRNVDFSVDGGETVALVGPTGAGKSTVLKLLLRMYDVDEGAIRIDGQDIQHVTLRSLRESLGYVSQDTFLFYGSVAENITYGTFDADREDVIEAAKMAEAHEFITNLPDGYDTEVGERGVKLSGGQRQRLSIARAILRDPDILLLDEATSDVDTETEMLIQRSIDDLAADRTTFAIAHRLSTIKDADLVLVLEGGEIVERGTHEELLENDGLYSHLWGVQAGEIDELPQEFIERAQRRQARTEVGDD, via the coding sequence ATGAGTAGCGCCGAGCTGGACGAGGACGATCCCTTCGAGGAGGAGCGCGAGGCGGTCGAGAATCCGATGAAGCGCCTGTTCCTCGAGTACGGGTCGAACTATCTGGGCGCGGCGACCCTGGGTGTGATCGCGAGCGTCGCGGCCCGAGTCCTCGACCTGCTCCCGGCGCTGATGCTGGGGGTCGCGATCGACGCCGTCATCCGCCAAGAGATCGGCTACGTCGAGGCGTTCCCGATCGGCGGAGGGCTGATCGCGCCGTACGTCCCGGAGGCTCGGATGGCCCAGTTCTGGCTGACGATCGGGATCATCGCGAGCGCGTTCTTGCTCTCGGCTATCTTCCACTGGACTCGCAACTGGGGCTTTAACACCTTCGCCCAGAACGTCCAGCACGATGTCAGAACCGACACTTACGACGAGATGCAGCGGCTGAACATGGGATTTTTCGCCGACAAGCAGACCGGCGAGATGATGTCGATCCTCTCAAACGACGTCAATCGCCTCGAGAAGTTCTTGAACGACGGAATGAACTCCATGTTCCGGCTGGTCGTGATGGTATTCGGCATCGGCGGCTTACTGGTCGCGATCAACTGGCAGTTGGCGCTGGTCGCCTTGCTACCGGTACCGCTGATCGCGGTGTTCACCTACCTGTTCATCCAGACGATCCAGCCCAAGTACGCCGAGGTACGCTCGACCGTCGGCAGGGTCAACTCCCGGCTCGAGAACAACCTCGGCGGCATCCAGGTCATCAAATCGAGTACGACCGAGTCCTACGAATCAAACCGCGTCGAAGACGTCTCTCAGGAGTACCTCGACGCGAACTGGAGCGCGATTCGCACCCGGATCAAGTTCTTCCCCGGCCTGCGCGTCCTCGCGGGGATCGGCTTCGTCATCACGTTCCTCGTCGGCGGGCTCTGGGTCATCGGCGGTCCGCCGGGGCCGTTCTCGGGCGAGTTGAGCACCGGGATGTTCGTCGTCTTCATCCTCTACACCCAGCGCTTCATCTGGCCGATGGCCCAGTTCGGGCAGATCATCAACATGTACCAGCGCGCCCGCGCCTCGAGCGCCCGCATCTTCGGGCTGATGGACCAGCCCAACCGGGTCGGCGAGGACCCCGACGCCCCCGACCTCGAAGTCACCGAGGGAAGCGTCGAGTACGACCGCGTCTCCTTCGGCTACGACGAAGACGAGGCGATCATCCGGAACGTCGACTTCTCCGTCGACGGCGGCGAGACGGTCGCGCTAGTCGGTCCCACCGGGGCCGGCAAGTCGACGGTCCTCAAGCTCCTCTTGCGGATGTACGACGTCGACGAGGGGGCGATCCGAATCGACGGGCAGGACATCCAGCACGTCACGCTTCGGAGCCTGCGCGAGTCGCTCGGCTACGTCAGTCAGGACACGTTCCTCTTCTACGGCAGCGTCGCGGAGAACATCACCTACGGGACCTTCGACGCCGACCGCGAGGACGTGATCGAGGCTGCGAAGATGGCCGAGGCTCACGAGTTCATCACCAACCTGCCCGACGGCTACGACACCGAGGTCGGCGAGCGCGGCGTCAAGCTCTCGGGCGGCCAGCGCCAGCGGCTCTCGATCGCACGCGCGATCCTGCGGGATCCCGATATCCTCCTCCTCGACGAGGCCACCAGCGACGTCGACACCGAGACTGAGATGCTCATCCAGCGCTCGATCGACGACCTCGCCGCCGACCGGACCACGTTCGCCATCGCCCACCGGCTCTCGACGATCAAGGACGCCGATCTGGTCCTCGTCCTCGAGGGCGGCGAGATCGTCGAACGCGGCACCCACGAGGAACTACTGGAAAACGACGGGCTCTACTCGCACCTCTGGGGCGTCCAGGCCGGCGAGATCGACGAACTTCCTCAGGAGTTCATCGAGCGCGCCCAGCGCCGGCAGGCGCGGACGGAAGTCGGCGACGACTGA
- a CDS encoding DUF5789 family protein, protein MPDDSRERGVELGDLQADLENEAYPIGHDELLEKYGDEEIEMSGETATLEGVIGPLGEDEYRDYGELEGAIMTMVSDEAIGRKNYSDRTPPAAGEDRQDEGAPEQDDQREQESF, encoded by the coding sequence ATGCCAGACGACAGTCGCGAACGGGGCGTCGAACTCGGCGACCTGCAAGCGGACCTCGAGAACGAGGCGTACCCGATCGGCCACGACGAGTTACTCGAGAAATACGGCGACGAGGAGATCGAGATGAGCGGCGAGACGGCGACGCTCGAGGGCGTCATCGGCCCGCTGGGTGAAGACGAGTATCGGGACTACGGCGAGCTCGAGGGGGCGATCATGACCATGGTGAGCGACGAGGCGATCGGGCGGAAGAACTACAGCGACCGCACGCCGCCCGCGGCGGGCGAGGACAGACAGGACGAGGGCGCGCCGGAGCAGGACGACCAGCGCGAACAGGAGTCGTTCTGA